In Paenibacillus sp. G2S3, a single window of DNA contains:
- a CDS encoding type I restriction-modification enzyme R subunit C-terminal domain-containing protein, with protein sequence MDYEALQKIFTGELGTTEDYQREFKDTQFGLLMRKIAKLENEAAKAAFLEFINDQSLSQGKIVFVKKVIEHIVQSSYIDNVS encoded by the coding sequence CTGGACTATGAGGCCTTGCAGAAAATCTTTACAGGCGAACTTGGCACAACTGAAGATTATCAGCGAGAATTCAAGGACACCCAGTTTGGCTTGCTGATGCGCAAAATCGCCAAACTGGAGAATGAGGCGGCAAAGGCTGCTTTTTTGGAATTCATCAATGACCAGTCGCTGAGTCAGGGGAAGATTGTCTTTGTTAAAAAGGTAATTGAGCACATAGTTCAGAGCAGTTATATCGACAATGTGTCTTAA